From Cotesia glomerata isolate CgM1 linkage group LG3, MPM_Cglom_v2.3, whole genome shotgun sequence:
acgagaaaaaaaatttttttaaaaaatttcgatttttgacgatttttgaaatttaaaaaaatttggagcaacctcttaaaattttttttttgaactgtTCTTTGGAGAGGgttcttaaaacatcaaaaactatcatttttttactcgagactcaaaaaaaaaaaataatcggtttttttgcgccaccctaataaatatatataaattatgtatagtaaatatatttttaataactaactgttggccgattttcatatatattttagatatatttaaaatatatttttgtatatttttagctatgtatttttatgtattttaaaatataaaaaatatatatgaaaatcggccaaaagtcagttattaaaaatatatttactatacatattttttatgtatttatatattttttatatttttttttttcataggaAAATCGTGTACTTCTCTAGGTCTAGGACATCTAGGGATATCAAGTGCTCTTCTCAGCTTATAAATATAAGATTGTAGTTGTATAGATGCTGTTGTGGATTCTGTCGCAATCGGCccctttacttttattaaaatcgcGGCTAAAGTTACCTCAGCCCCAgatataaagtaaaatttgagaggaagaaaaagaagaagaagagcatTCAGTGAGTAAATGTACGTAGGTATGATACGAGTAAGAGTAAGGAGTAAAGAGAGTCTTTATAACAGAGTGAATAATCTACTGGGTGATGTGTAACTCACTTGGAATTGGAAATGGTAGGTATATAACAGAGAAAGAGAATCCAACTTTGGAATTACTCTCACTCTGCCCCCGTCTCTTCTTCTACTAAAAACCCCCACAAATATCCACGTATCCCTCTCGACCTCACGGGTATAAAGGACACGGGTGAACCTTCTTCCAAGTCACACACAGCCGAATCGGCGTAGCAGTCAACATGAATCCTCTTTTTGCTGTAAGTATTTATATCATCTTCATAAGTATCGTCTTCTTTAAAAACAATCAACACTTGGAAAATTAGTTGCGGTGGATTTTTAACAAAGTTTATAAGTTTTTcggttcattttttttaaactaattttttaagtgttatttattaatttttatgtgtaaaattgaaatttattaaaaaatttttttaatgtttagtggagtaaaaattattatttttatttgttgaaatttattttcagcaaataaaaatatagtttaataattcatattttctttaatatttacaataaagaaattttatttttatattattttaaataaacaaaataacaaaatttttttaatttcaaaattataagcaaattttagttatttgaattatcataaatattaatttaatttgtcaaatattttaaaacaaatcaattttttagatacttaaatcaagatttttagatactttagggaagcagcgtgACTTActtatacaaattttttctgaattttatttttatttcaaaaatttaagaaagtctttaataaaaaattttaaaagttgtaaaattttaaattaatttttcgataatttaaaagaagcgtgctaaattttttattgaatttccaaaactgtttttttttttttttttacttaatccgggcttaattttctataaaataatcaataatagtaaaaaaaacaaattaatatacaatttcaggttcttaaaattttttaaattctaaaatgatttttttttttagattaaaaaattaaaagacaaTTTATAGTAttcttcataaaataaattttcttggatcaagaaaatttcttaaagcaagaaaattaattttgttggaataagtgaaatttattatcaaaaaaaatttttttgctcaagaaaataattaggaaaattattttcttagctcaagtgaactttttttttctgtgtggaattttattaaattattttttgaatgggTAATTAGTGATcggtaaaatttataatttttttaaactacacaaattttttctgaattttatttttattttaaaaatttaagaaagtctagtaaaaaattttaaaagttgtaaaatttttaattaattttttcgataatttaaaagaagcgtgctaaattttttattgaattttaaaactgtaatattttcttttaatcctggcttaattttctacaaaataatcaataatagtaaaaaaacaaattaatatagaatttaagttctaaaaataaattttcttggatcaagaaaattttttaaagcaagaaaattaattttgttggaataagtgaaatttcttgattaaaaaaaaaaaattttttgctcaggaaaattattttcttggctcaagtgaacctttttctctgtgtatatatttcttcttaataTCTCCAAGAAGatgttcaataaaaaatgtatattttaaatacttacaGTGCGTGTTAATTGGACTAGTAGGCCTAGCCTGCTCAGAAGCTCCATTATCAGGATACAATTACAACAGACCAAGTGGTGGTAGTGGTGGATACTCAAGTGGCGGTGGATACTCAAGTGGTGATGGCTACTCCGGTGGTGGCGGCTACTCCGGCGGTGGCGGCTACTCCGGAGGTGGCGGCTACTCTGGCGGTGGAAGCGGCGGATACCAACAAGTGTCCGTCGGCTCCCAATCCAACGAAGGCGCCAACGTTGACGGTGCGCTCCTTGAGCAGATCAGACAAATCCTCTTGAAAGAAGAAGCCCAGGCCTCTCAATCAGGCGGATTCGGAGGCTCTGGCTACGCTCCAAACTCCAAATACAGTGCTCCAAGCTCCAGTTACGGCGCTCCAAGCTCCAGTTACGGTGCCCCTAGCTCCAGCTACGGAGTACCTTCCTACAGCAGCCGCGTTGTCGGAATCGATCTCGAGGGCATCAGACAAGCCATCCAGGTAGCCCAATTCAACCAAGTCAGCCAAGGATCCTCCGGCGGATTCGGCGGCTACCCCAGCGGACCCAGCCAGCCATCAGGAAGCTACGGAGCCCCTAGCAGGCCCAGCGGCAGCTACGGCGCTCCTTTctaaatcaaataatattaattattgataaatccGACAATCCAGCCATGGACGCGGGCGTTCtccattttttaagtattattaattaaatatttaatgaaaaatcgtagtttcattaaatatttacttctgttatcattttttacaTCTTTCActggattaattaaaatctaaactcggatttgtttttttttacttgacaCTCTACGTAACAGAtatcttgatttttatttttttattaaatattcggatttttttataataaacatttcgtttaatttaattaattaattaaaataattaattaattaattaattaaaataataaattgtcgGGTGTCTGCTACTGTTAGtatgatttaatattaaaacaaaaattttatgcttttgttttttcataaattttgaagagtaCCGTCGAATTAAAGTGcgttctttaaataaaaattatcaccgggacaaaaaataaatttattattaataataataaattatgagcTAGAGTAGAAGTCTAAGAGGAGGATGATCGTGATTAGTacggaattttataaatttttttttttataaaaattcgtacattgtaaatatatttacacaTACACTTACACTCTAtcgtcattatttttattattatttaaatgattaataataataaaaataataataataatgattatttgttgaaaaaagcAATTGAActcaaagaagaaatagatCAGGACTTCCCACACAAGACAGATTTCACTGCGTgggaaataatatttaaaaaatgttatttagcgCGTTATGTAACACCGGAAGTACATCTGAGTTGTGAGTTGTCCGGGTACTCTCGATCTTGTTAATGAGATCGTGATTCTCGAGAGCGGATTTtatttgagagaaaaaaaaaagcaaacgTCGAATCGGGCATTATTCTTCATTtgctttttttagtttaattaaataattgagtgCAATTGCCTGAAGATCTgacaaaaaatatgaattacacatacatacaccTTTTTTACTGTATTAACCATGCATTTTGTACTTGTATAAAggcttttttgtagaaaacaaaaaaataaaaaaaaatctcgcCACCGTTATTATAGTCTCTgattttttgttgaattacctttacatatttttagcttaagtgtatttttatttatttattagaattgttttttcttatttgttaaAACTGCATGCCTTTCACCTTTCACTCCAAGATAAAAAGCCAGCGGCTTTAAGGACTAGATCACTCTTTTGGCCAGCTATTTTCACCTCTTCACGATGATACTCATTTATAAATGCTTCATCTTGaaacaatgataatgataattataattacaatattattcatgatgagaaatataaataaatgattgagCCGATAAAATCAAGATATGTATAGCAGACGAGATTCTACCCAACAAAGAAGAAAGGACATTATAAATTGTGAAATCCGGTTAAAGACATTCGAAAGTAAATGATGACGAGGTAACTTTTAATATCTTCGGCAGAAGacttacttataaataaaatatccaATAGAATGTAgattatactttttaataccTTCATAATTAATGTATCTCGGCtcatattcataaataataattgatgttagtaattagtttttaaattaaatgtttgaTACTAATTAAAGGCTATCGACAGGACTTCCACTTGTCAAATTaatagaataacttttaagtgtcatgtttataattatacatatattgcaATTTAATGATTCATTCAAAGCacttaaaacaataattgaaaaaaaatggttaCAATTAATGACACTAAAGTTGACAGACATTAGAAACTTTATTATTGTAtagcaatgaaattattataaaataaatttaattaaaaaattccaagtatgaaaatttgaaataaattatgaggaaaaatttatgaaattaaatttagctgtcacctgacaattttttaattttttttaacaaaaaaatttgttccaaaaaattatttttaaaaaattgcattttatatttgtattattatacTAAAGTCAGccgaagtttttaattttttgatttttcttcattaattaaattagaacaaaaaaatatttttttaaaattgcacttacagtttttcaagttttttacaagtgacatttttaaaaaattttttttgtaccaatttttttaattttcagatgtcgcctaacttaatattcattttttattttatcaaatttctacgagtccatttttttttaatttttttgccataatttatttattaaagaaaatttaaaaaattgtcaagtgatagctaaatttaatgtcatgaaaaatttttagaatcattttttatttgatttgttgtaagattaaaaattgacagttttcAGCTAACTTCAATATCATaacactgaaattagcagacacgacaatttttttgtttttatttaaaaataaacggtgtaaaaaattatgattaaaaaattgcatttataattttttggagcttctaaagatgaaaattttttggcagTTACACATTTTTACTCCAAATTACTCAACTCTGCGACATACTGTactcaacataaaaaattgaataactttaaaaaaaaaaaacttcactCAATTCATTGACTACTCAATACTAACTTTATTCAACGCTAAGTTTACTCAGTTCCAACTGTATTCAATGAAATCTTTACTCAATAGTATTTTATAAGTGACGGCGCGATTTCAAAAATctctattcaatatttttttatttaataatattttattcagaaaaaacaaaactgtACTCAAAATTTCTCAGCTCTGTGCAATCTGTACTccaataatagtatattacacacctagggaagtaaagtaagaaatgtctcagatcacatgtaattgttggccgaggcgaagccgaggtcaacaaacatgtgatctgaggctttcttatttacttcccgaggagtgtatactatttttttgtccgacgaaggcggaaagcggcaacttagtttagcgcagcgggacgaaagttgccactttccgcccggagggcaaaaaaataatttaataaactaaaaaaataaatttttactatatatagatatataaattacatataattgaGTAAAGTTGACATTGAATAAAGTTTGTAAaacaatagaattttattttttaagaataaaattattaagtaaagtttttttttaatttatttaaagtaaacatattattaaacaaaaaaaaattgaatagagatttttaaaagtgCGCCATCACTTATAAAATACTATTGAGTAAAGATTACAATTGAATACAGTTGGAACTGAGTAAACTTAGCGTTGAATAAAGTTAGTATCGAGTAGTGAATGAATTGAGTAAAGTTgtctttttaacttcccgctaagaaaattgaaaattttcaaaaatcgggaagttattggttttaccccgtttttcgaaaatcgagttttcatcagatctcgacgttttgaggttctaggaagctttcctgactattcccgcgagggtgtcactatgtctgtatgtatgtgtgtgtgtaagtatgtaaatctcttataacttttgaacggttgaaccgattttatcgcggttggtgccattcgaaaaggcttcgccaaacttagattttctgttaatttgaaacaattcggaccgatagattttgagaaatttggagaaatctaaaaaaaagtaggaaaataaattttttctgaagtggtttttttgggataacttttaaacggctcaaccgatcgattccaaaaactaatcagctatgaactttgaaaaaccacgtcgatcgctgccaatccggtcaaaatcggttgattcgttcgagagatatcgtgaacgaaagaaaaccgaaaaaagtgttttttcagagttactccgaaatttataatttgaccaattgaaacttagaaattatttataaggcttaaaaaactacgtagaatgccgccaaccgcgtaaaaatcggttcattcaaaagatattgcggtatgaacattcaaaaaatagtgttctatgaaacttctatcagacttttgagctcaaagagctcaaaagcatagaaaaggtatctttttgagctcggagagcttaaaacaacacacagattgtacttttgagctcgaagagctcaaaaaagcggccaggtattaacggaattagcgggaagttgcagggatggcctttagggtcaaccgttttcctaatttttttttaaagttattcaattttaaatgttgAATACAGTATGTCGCAGAGTTGAGTAATTTGGAGTAAAGATGTGTAACtgccaattttttaatatatttttcttgctataatttatttaaaaaattctaaaaattatcagatgccTCTCAATTTCactattattatgatttttatatttataaataatactaaaatacttacgattattattaaaaagagaTTTTGACACATTTCTCGTACAAATATGAACGTGTCTTCGGtagaatattcaaaaaatgtcGGAATAGTATTTGTGCGTGTGAAGTTAGCAAACAtctgatttaaattttttcatttttgacagatataaatttaaaattattaatcatcaaaaaaattaaaaaattccatgacattaaagttagcagtcacttgacaatttttaaaattttatttaacaaaaaaattatttttaaaaaattgcactttttatttttgttaacttctagatgtcaattttttttccataatttatttgttataaaagttttaaaattattaaataaatgctacattaattttcataaaaattcctttaaaattattttttttttaatttgtttatcgataatttttttctaaatagcTTCTAATGTCTGTTACTTTTATGCTTATAAATTTCTAGAATAGGAATTTCTAGTGAAGCTATACGTTACCTGAAAAATGACAAagttgttatttataatttgtaacggcagaataatttaacaaattacagcagatttagcaaaaaaaaaaaaagtttttataaccgagttataatttctaattaatacAAGAATTACGGACATGTCctctataattttttccagttaGTAGAACGTCTTGCGTTTATTACCTAAATGAAAGAGCAATTAACGAGAACTAGAACGTGCGTAACTGTTACGTAGCGGTTGTAAGTGCTAGTACACGACTCCTATCCTTTTaacttcttttttaaaaagtttctcaGATGTTCGATGCCAATCACGACCGAAGCTTGTTCTTACGTTAGAGTACCGCACACTCTTGATTtaactttacttttttatgcTGATCAGCCAATTCCGCAATATTCCTCGTACAGATCTTCTATTGctgtattataaatttatatacacGCATGAGGGATGAGATTAGATTAATGTGTACAAAAATACGcagtttaatattaattgtacgGTGTAATGATATGTATGTACTCGAATGAATCTTATTGAGCAATTTGTAATGGTGAGTTGCATAATTTTACGTGAATGAAATGGTGTATTCCgttttgttttcttttcaAGATATAATAGGTAATTAAATGCACTATTGTTGATAAGAATAGcgcaagatttttttattaatttttttttaatagatcaagtatagtaaaattttattttttagcttagCAATCAATTTTGTTATTGTATACTCGAGTGttgttttgataaaaattaaggctattaattattttttaagatgttcGCTTGATGAATAAATGGAGCGGTAATCCGATTTAATTGTGAATATATGAATAATCTTTTTacactagcaaccttgcagtcgctgtgtgactgctgtgacttgtgaactataaataaataaaattttgctttattaaataatgacttttgttaaattgcactatactttcttaactattgacgtttttaaagatctaagcacataccgatgttacactcatcaagagctttaatttgagtacccacatgcatttttggtatatttttcatatatacatatatatgtatatataatatatataaatatatgaaaaattgatgtgggtacttaaatgaaaggtcttgatgagtgtaatgtcgagatgagcttatatcttcgaaaatgtcaatagttcacaagatatttgttaaattgcactgtactttcttaactatttacttttttaaagatataagctcatcccgatgttacagtcatcaagatctttcatttgagtacccacatacattttgatatatttttcatgtatacatatatatatatatatatataatatatatataaatatatgaaaaattgatgtgggtattcaaataaaaggtctcgattagtgtaatgtcaggatgagcttatatctttaaaaatgtcaatagttcacaagatacaaagtcatttcttaaatatgtaacatatataatatatattttaaggatataagctcatcctgatgttacactcatcaagagctttcatttgagtacgaacatgcatttttgatatatttttcatatatacatatatttaatatatataaatatatgaaaaattaatgtgggtacttaaatgaaaggtcttgatgagtgtaacatcgggatgaggttatatctttaaaaatgtcaatagttcacaagatacaaggtcattacttaattatgtgcctagagatagagcattttcgaatgcagcccaaatacttattatcataaattgactattggtgagaatgatatgaaaccatgaaaaggcacaactccaggtcaagactttttcaACGATAccaatttaaccataaaaacccattttatcatataaatacactggccaaaaaattttgcttattctcttaataatataatagtatattacacacctagggaagtaaagtaagaaatgtctcagatcacatgtaattgttggccgaggcgaagccgaggtcaacaaacatgtgatctgaggctttcttatttatttcccgtggagtgtatactatttttttgctcgacgaaggcaggaagcggcaatttcgtctagcgcagcgggccgaaagttgacgctttctgcccgtcgagcaaaaaatgatattttctcacctccgggcggaaagcgtcaattttcctcccgctgcgctaaacgaaaatgccgctttccgcctccgtcgaggagaaaaatagtagacacaccacgggcagtaaataagaaagcctcagatcacatgtttattgacctcggcttcgcctcggacaacaattacatgtgatctgagacatttcttattttactgccctagatgtgtaatatactattaaatgaatgatactgaagttagctgacaagtgtcaattttttaaatttttataacaaattaattacaacaataaaaaatgcttcgaaaaatttgcacttgtaatttttttttattttcacatgtagaatttttttattaaatttttttcataataatttaattactaaaaaaatttctactgtTTGTCAAATTCAATGCTATTGAAATTAGCAGACgtatgacatttttttttatttttattacaaattaattataaaaaaaaatattttttaaaaaattacacttgtaattttcttattgaaattttttcataataattttgttattataaaaataaaaaaaatgactgatgactgttaatttcagaattatataattaatttttaatatatttaataaaaaattatttggaaatttttttcattgttttataaaactttctagatattaaaatttttttagattgaattgtaaaaattataataaaaaaaaattcatacctTCAatcataaatcaataaataattttattgaaaatatttctcaTAAATATTCTAGCGGGAATTAATGACTTTTATAAAACTGTAAAAGTATCAAGCTAAAAGATAATAAGGGTGATCAGATGGTTTCCTATTGatgcaaaattattaaaataatcttttattattaccaataactaatttttaaatttagcatcagaatttaataataataacatttataatGTAAGATAAAGATGTAAATTTATTGGGGAAA
This genomic window contains:
- the LOC123260559 gene encoding keratin, type I cytoskeletal 10-like; protein product: MNPLFACVLIGLVGLACSEAPLSGYNYNRPSGGSGGYSSGGGYSSGDGYSGGGGYSGGGGYSGGGGYSGGGSGGYQQVSVGSQSNEGANVDGALLEQIRQILLKEEAQASQSGGFGGSGYAPNSKYSAPSSSYGAPSSSYGAPSSSYGVPSYSSRVVGIDLEGIRQAIQVAQFNQVSQGSSGGFGGYPSGPSQPSGSYGAPSRPSGSYGAPF